The Rhinoderma darwinii isolate aRhiDar2 chromosome 11, aRhiDar2.hap1, whole genome shotgun sequence genome window below encodes:
- the LOC142662970 gene encoding histone H2A type 1-like yields MSGRGKQGGKVRAKAKTRSSRAGLQFPVGRVHRLLRKGIYAERVGAGAPVYMAAVLEYLTAELLELAGNAARDNKKTRIIPRHLQLAVRNDEELNKLLGGVTIAQGGVLPNIQAVLLPKKTESSKSAKSK; encoded by the coding sequence ATGTCTGGAAGAGGAAAGCAAGGAGGCAAAGTGCGGGCTAAAGCCAAGACCCGCTCATCCCGGGCAGGACTTCAGTTCCCTGtcggtcgtgtgcacagacttCTCCGCAAGGGCATCTACGCTGAGAGGGTCGGCGCCGGCGCTCCGGTATACATGGCAGCTGTGCTTGAATATCTGACCGCTGAGCTCCTGGAACTGGCCGGAAATGCCGCCCGGGACAACAAGAAGACCCGAATCATCCCCCGTCACCTGCAGCTGGCCGTGCGCAATGACGAGGAGCTCAACAAACTGCTGGGTGGTGTGACCATCGCTCAGGGAGGCGTCCTGCCCAACATCCAGGCCGTTCTGCTGCCCAAGAAGACCGAGAGCAGCAAAAGCGCCAAGAGCAAGTGA